The Candidatus Bealeia paramacronuclearis DNA segment CCGTCGAGTTTGTAATGGGGCGTGATCGGAAGTTTTATTTTCTTGAGATGAACACCCGTCTTCAAGTCGAACATCCTGTCACAGAAGCCATTACGGGCTATGATTTGGTCGAAGAAATGATCCGGATTGCCGCAGGAGAAAAACTTCGAATTTCTCAAAAAGATGTCACGTTTAAAGGGCATTCTTTTGAATCTCGTATTTATGCGGAAGACCCCACGCGGGAATTTTTGCCGTCTTCAGGGCGCCTTGTGTATTATCGTCTTCCTCCAACGGATGAAAATTTGCGCATCGACACAGGTGTGAAAGAAGGCGATGAGATCTCAAATTTTTATGATCCCATGATCGCCAAAGTCATCACCCACGGAAACTCACGAGAAGAAGCGCGCTTTAAAATGATGCAGGCTTTGGATGCCTCCTATATCAGAGGAATTTCGACCAACACGGCGTTTCTTTCTCGTCTTTTGAACCAACCGCAAGTCATTGCAGGCGATCTTTCCACTCACCTCATTGAAGAACTTTTTCCACAAGGGGATACGGGAGAAGTTACCCATGACAAGACCTTATTTTTGAGTGTTGCAGCTGTTGTCCATTGGATCGTTGAAGGAGAAGCAAAATCCACGCTCAGTCATCCTGAACAATACGTAATCCAATTTCAAGGCACATTCCATCCCGTAAAACTTATTCCCCAGTTGGATTATATTATGATCACAGGGGATGAGTGGACGGTTTCCTTGAAGACAAATTGGGAGCCTTCCCGATTTTTGATGACGGCTGAGTATAATGGTTGTTCCATTTGTGTTCAGGTTGAGCGTAACGACCCTTCGGAAATCAAGCTAATATGGTATGGACAACGAGCAATTTTAAAAGTGTTTTCGCCAGAAGTGGCCGAGCTCCTCAAACGCATGCCGCCCAAAATCAAGCCAGATTTTTCCCGCCTGGTTATGTCCCCCATGCCGGGGCTTGTTGTGGATCTGCATGTTCATGTGGGACAGGCCATTAAAATGGGTCAACCTGTTGCCGTCATTGAAGCTATGAAAATGGAAAATATCATTCGTGCCGAACGCGAGGGCGTTATTGAAGAGGTTTTTGTCCAAAAGGGTCAAAGTGTTAATGTCGATCAACAATTGGCAAGAATTGGCTAAGCAGTTATAAGTTGAAGTCATGAGAACTCACACGAACATTCCCAATCTTTTAACCTTTGCGCGCCTTGCCATGGTGCCTATTGTGGTGGGATTATTTTATCTTGATCGACCCTTAAGCAATTGGGCGGCAGCTTCCATTTTTATTTTGGCCTGCATTACCGATTATCTCGATGGTTATTTTGCGCGAACCTTAAGTCAAACGTCAGATCTCGGGCGTTTTTTAGACCCTGTGGCGGACAAAGTTCTCATCGCAGCCACCATTTTGATGCTTGTCGGATTTGATCGTATTGGGGGACTTTCCCTCATTCCTGCTGTCATTATTTTGTGTCGCGAAGTTTTGGTTTCAGGCCTGCGTGAATTTTTAGCAGATACAAAAGTTCCTCTCCCAGTAACCCATCTTGCGAAATGGAAAACAGGAATTCAAATGGTTGCCTTAAGTCTTCTTATTATTGATGATGTTCCAGGCTGGCCTTTGCCCATTGATTTTCTAGGGACCGTAGGTCTTTGGATTGCTGGATTTCTGACAGTTTTGACCGGTTATGATTATCTCAAAGCCGGTCTTCAACATATTGATTAGCATGTCGCGCTTACTTGTCCAGCATGCAATTAAAATGTTGTCCCATATGAAAACATGCATCAGTCAGAGCATCATATATTTTTCTACACTCCTCTGGGTGTTTTTTTTCTACGTATGTACACACGTCGTATAATTCCTTCGCGTCATACTTACAGTCCTTATACACATCACAAGGTTTTTTTGTGACGGGGACAGGTTGTGCTGAGATTGATGAGGTTAATCCTATGCTGCTCAAAGCTACTGCTAAACTTAATGTTTTGATAAAATTTCCACTCATTATGATTCTCCTTTTTTGTTTTTTATTGTTTTGGTCATAGTTCTATCAATTTAGAG contains these protein-coding regions:
- the pgsA gene encoding CDP-diacylglycerol--glycerol-3-phosphate 3-phosphatidyltransferase, with protein sequence MRTHTNIPNLLTFARLAMVPIVVGLFYLDRPLSNWAAASIFILACITDYLDGYFARTLSQTSDLGRFLDPVADKVLIAATILMLVGFDRIGGLSLIPAVIILCREVLVSGLREFLADTKVPLPVTHLAKWKTGIQMVALSLLIIDDVPGWPLPIDFLGTVGLWIAGFLTVLTGYDYLKAGLQHID
- a CDS encoding acetyl/propionyl/methylcrotonyl-CoA carboxylase subunit alpha, with product MFSKILIANRGEIACRVIRTAQKMGISCVAVYSDVDQDAVHVEMAEEAIALGGKTPRESYLDISKIMKAIKDSGAEAVHPGYGFLSENPEFASSLQKAGIALIGPSLKAIEAMGDKLRARKIAEEAQVNIIPGTPDSITQLNDAKGWAEKIGYPLMVKASAGGGGKGMRIVRDLHTLEESIKSAQNEARSSFGDERVFIEKYIENPRHIEIQVLGDKHGNIIHLGERECSLQRRHQKVIEEAPSSFITPEIREAMGAQAVALAARVGYDSAGTVEFVMGRDRKFYFLEMNTRLQVEHPVTEAITGYDLVEEMIRIAAGEKLRISQKDVTFKGHSFESRIYAEDPTREFLPSSGRLVYYRLPPTDENLRIDTGVKEGDEISNFYDPMIAKVITHGNSREEARFKMMQALDASYIRGISTNTAFLSRLLNQPQVIAGDLSTHLIEELFPQGDTGEVTHDKTLFLSVAAVVHWIVEGEAKSTLSHPEQYVIQFQGTFHPVKLIPQLDYIMITGDEWTVSLKTNWEPSRFLMTAEYNGCSICVQVERNDPSEIKLIWYGQRAILKVFSPEVAELLKRMPPKIKPDFSRLVMSPMPGLVVDLHVHVGQAIKMGQPVAVIEAMKMENIIRAEREGVIEEVFVQKGQSVNVDQQLARIG